CTTATGGATTGTGGAAAGCCATTATAAGTCAAGGACATGAGGTAGAAATCATTGATTATCGGCCACCTGCCGCTACTCAATATTATCGTCATAAAATTATTAATCCTATTTATGGTAATTTTTCTAAAATTGTCTGGTTAAAAATTCTAATAAAATATTTTTATTCTAGTTTGGCAAAATATATTAAAATGAGAGATTTCTTAGTTTCTGAATTAACTTTAAGTAAGAAAAAGTTTGTTGATCGAGAACAATTAAAATTCTTTTTAGAGTCAAAAGCCGACTATGATGCTGTAGTTTGTGGTAGCGATCAGATTTGGTGTGTTAATTCAATTAGAGGATTCGATACATCTTATTTTTTAGATTTTGTTAACGATAAATGTCGCAAGTTAAGTTATGCGGCTAGCTTTGGTCCAACAGCTAATTTGGGAGAGAATTGTAAATCGATTAGTAAGTTAATTAGGAATCTAGATAATATTTCGTTACGCGATTCCAATAGTTTGAATTTAATTCAGCAAAATTGTAATATTTCAGGGATTAAGGTTCTCGACCCAACATTTATAGTTGACTATAAAAAAGTTTTTAATTTAAGCAATAATCCAAGTAACAAACAATATCTTTTATTGTATCTAGAAAAACATCTAAAGCCTCAAGAAATTGATTTTATTGATTTTGTTGCCAAACAAAAAAAACTAACTATTATTTCTATTGGAGAACCTTGTTATAAAGCCGATAAAATTTTAATTAACATAAGCCCGATCGAGTGGTTGAAATATTTTAATCATGCCTCTTATATAGTTACCAACTTTTATCATGGAACTATTTTTTCTATAAAATTTAAAAAGCAATTTACAACTTTTGCTAGTGAAAGTAAACTCAATAAAACAGGAGACTTAGTTGATAATTTAGGATTAAAGAATAGATTTGTAAGTAATATTCAATCAAACTCTTTTGAGAAACAATTGATCGAAATTGATTACAATCTTGTCGACCAAAAATTAAATAATGAAATATTAATATCTAAGACTTATTTATTTGATGCTTTAAATGGAAAAGAATTGCAAAAAACGTCATTAACTACAATCGGAAGCTGTACGAAAAATTAAGATTTATGCAACCCCAGAAAATCAACGTATTATCAGAACAGCCTCTTGTTAGCGTTATCATTCCTACTTATGACCGTGCAAAAATTATTGACATTTCTTTAAAGAGCGTATTCAATCAATCGTATCAAAATATAGAGATTATTGTTGTTGACGATCACTCTACAGATAATACCGAAGCAGTTATTAATAGTATTAACGATCCTAGAATTCGCTATTTTCGCCACTCAACTAATAAAGGAGGTGGTGCTACACGGAATACGGGTATTGAAGCAGCAAAAGGTGAATACATTGCCTTTTTAGATTCTGATGATGTTTGGGTTGCTGATAAGCTAGAATTGCAACTTGCTTCGATTCTACAATCT
The sequence above is a segment of the Coleofasciculaceae cyanobacterium genome. Coding sequences within it:
- a CDS encoding polysaccharide pyruvyl transferase family protein, translated to MKVGIITFHHTTNFGATLQTYGLWKAIISQGHEVEIIDYRPPAATQYYRHKIINPIYGNFSKIVWLKILIKYFYSSLAKYIKMRDFLVSELTLSKKKFVDREQLKFFLESKADYDAVVCGSDQIWCVNSIRGFDTSYFLDFVNDKCRKLSYAASFGPTANLGENCKSISKLIRNLDNISLRDSNSLNLIQQNCNISGIKVLDPTFIVDYKKVFNLSNNPSNKQYLLLYLEKHLKPQEIDFIDFVAKQKKLTIISIGEPCYKADKILINISPIEWLKYFNHASYIVTNFYHGTIFSIKFKKQFTTFASESKLNKTGDLVDNLGLKNRFVSNIQSNSFEKQLIEIDYNLVDQKLNNEILISKTYLFDALNGKELQKTSLTTIGSCTKN